In Calliopsis andreniformis isolate RMS-2024a chromosome 6, iyCalAndr_principal, whole genome shotgun sequence, the genomic window AGAATTGGCTCTACGAAGAAGGTGAAGAGTGCCAACGACACGTATATGCAGAACGGTTACAACGTCTTAAGGTAAGATACTTATACTTTGTCACGTACATCATTAGACATATTTCAGTATCGAATTGTAAAATACCATATTTTCCTATTAGGCACAAGGTGAACCAATAAAAGAAAGACGATTAGAATTCGAGGGTAGAAATCACGCAATAGAAGAATTAGCGGGGGCATTACAATTAGCTAAAAAGGGTGTAGATCTTATTAGGGCATCCCATGGAAAAGACGACAAATATTCTCATTTAACGGAAGAAGAAATTAAGAAAGTTGAGAAAACTATTCAAGAAAAATGGTCATGGCTTGAAGAAAAGCGCGTACAACTGGCTGGTACACCTCGAACGCAACAACCACCAGTTACCATAGCTCAAATACGCGCAGAGAAACAGGTATTTGAAGTGTAAAATGTAGAAATATTTGTTTCTATCGATTATACATACTCGCTAATCGTTTTTTGTGCTTACTTCTCCACAGTCACTGGATAGTATTGTATTACCAATTTTAAATAAGCCAAAACCTAAAGTCGAACTTCCAAAGGAAGACAAGCCAAAAGATAAGGCAACCGACAAACAAAAGAGTAATCAAAATAGTCAAGGTGGCGATGAAATAATAACAGATGCCTCGAATAATCAACAACAACCCCAGGAAGAAAAGATGGACGTTGAGTAGCAGTCATCACATTTTATGTGTTTTAATAATATTGAACCTATCATGATTAAACTAATGAAAATTATTTCATCATACACGACGTCATCTTTATCATGTCACAAATGCACCTGATGCGTTTTTAGTTAGCACGTATGATTATGTTTTccgtttctctttttctttgACAGTTATTTGTTGTGATAAGTTGATCTATTTAAGGACAAAGTGTCACTAACTCAGGTACGTTGAATACTGAAGAATTTTTTTCTAAGAGATAAGGATAGAGGAAAACGTGTGTTTATTTTACGTACAGTTAATTTGATAAATATTGTTCCACTTAAAAAGCTATATTGAAAAAATTGATACGTAACTAAGAATGCACGTTAAAATGTTCAATCGTACTATAATGTTAGAcgtgataaattttttttattatgattatgtatGTTGcactttatttttttatggaaATATATTACTAAGTCGATACTACATGAATTTGTAGTAAAATATatattgaaaaaatatatatatgtattataGGTATATCACGCAAACTTAGTAAAGTCAACTAGGCAAGTGATATAGTCGACTATATCAAATTTGCATGGTTAACCTATAGTAATGTTAGCTCCtctaaaattaaagaaaaaaaattcttcaattttAACGTGCTTATAGGAAAAACTGTAACAAAATTCTTATCAGTGGAATACTTTAAAGAGATCCCTGATTTCATTGCCAGTAGAAAGATTTAATACTTTAGGACCTATAATGTATAGAACAAATGCTAAGTTAGAGCTAATGACTAAATTAAATTGTGAAGTAGTTAATATCGCTGGCGATCTTATGTATTTAATAATACAGATAAGTATTCATTCCAACATTTTCCCAGGCCGACAGCAAACTATTCTGTCACACAAACTTTTGTTGCATTTACAAtacttaaataaattaatatttcattaataatgtttattaagcTTGTTCTAGGATTCGTATTGCAGTACTAACAGTGGCGTCTGTAAAGGTGGCTACTAATTTAGATTATGTACACTTTTGCGATACTTTACCAAATTTTTATGACATGAAAgttctataaaaaaaaaaaaaaaaatgtcatAGATATATTGTTGTACATAATTCGTAGCCTTTCATGAAGGTAAAAAGTTCTCTTTTTTTCAACTGTATTCCATTGTTATATACaagtaattttaaatatttcaaacttcAAGAAATGCATTCTTTTCTCTTTAGTTATAATGTTTCTAAGGTACTGTTTTTCATTAGTAGAGAACCAATAGTAATGACTTTGTATATTAATCGCAGTTCATttgttatttattctatatagaaaaaaaaagtgaaTTATATGATGCTATCGAATGTCATTAGGGGCGAATTTGTAGTAAACTTTTGTAGTAGCTTTTTTGTGCTTTGATTTCTTCCATTCATAAAATGTTTATAATTTTTCTAATGGGTATGAAAATGATCAGCCTAAACAGTTATGGACGTTATAAATTCGCCCTTGATTGTCACATAGTACTGTGATCATAAAGTGCGCTACAATTAATTTATCGATCTCGTATCATATATTGAGACACTATAAAACAATTTATTGCAAAATTTTGGAATTATAAGATATGGAATAcgtaataaaatttgtattccTCACAGATGTATGTATATTACAAAGTTTGTGCTGTACAATATGCAAATCTTTTGTGTGGGAATGTCTTTGCTTTTTTATTTAGAGACTGTTGCATTAATCGATACAGTGCAAGTATACTTGCCATTTACAtatttcacagtattcaataaaaaCTAAACATGGATAGAGAAGTATGTGAATTGCAGTACGTAATGCAATATGATGTAACATCCTTGTTTTTGCTAAGTACATATATCTGAATAAATATGAAATCAAGGAGTACTTAATCACATACATATGTAATGAAACACAAAGGATTAATCTTTCTTCATTTGTGTCTTTGACGGGTCATCGAAATATGCACGATATATGAAAGCTCCTAGACCTATGTGTAACACAATGACCGCGACTCCGGCCGAATACACGTTGCTTGGCACATGATTCAGTCCTAATAATCCTGAAATGTATAATAGATTTGGTTTAGTTTAAAAACGTCGAAACAACTCGCGAATAATCTATAGTCAATTAAAAAGGGTATATAATATGTCACATATACATGTTACATTCCAAGTTCATCAACTTGAATCAATGTACATTTCAAAGGCAGCAATTATCAAATACTAGATTCAAAACGAAAAATGATATAATATAACTTCCAAATGAtagatttaaaatataaatacaaattattTTGTTCCTtaatctctttctctttcttgaATATTTATAAGCTTCATATTATATAAAAGTAAAGTAGAATTTTTTAAGACACAAATGCAACATGTAGGCAAGTTAAGTATttgaataatataatattaataactttcataccatcGAAAATAAAAATCTTGCTACTAAAAAATGACAATACGGGTAAAGCTATTATTACTAAACAGTGAAAAAGCACTGTTTTAAAAACCTGTAGTTCCGGTAATTCCTAAAAATTAAATTGCACATTAAAAACTTATACGTTAAATTGCATTATACTCCTTAATTAAACAATTAAATATAAAGACATACCTTTACAGTGGACATgatgtaattataattattaatactttaAAGGATTATAATTCTATTTAGTACTGTTCTGATACGTATATTTCAATGTATCATAAAATTTACATATTACTTCAATTGCAAAGAATATTTATTACTTGTTCAAAGACCAAATTACAATTGAATGAGAGTCATAAATTGACTTGAATGATCATATTCTTCTTTATTTCTATAACCTATTTTATTGATCAGCATAGCACGTATACTTATCTACCAATTACATGTACAATTAATTATCTGATATTTTATTAAATCAAACGATCATATCAGAGGTGAGTAAATACTTTCGTACACTATTTTGCACTATTTTATGAATATTTGAGGTTATGTTATCTGCTTTAGTACGCTATCAACCCCGCCAGAGACGTTGCTTGTGCCACCGCCTCTTTTCGTCGATGTTTCCACATCTGGTGATCTGATTCAAAATGGTTGTCACACTTAGTAGAAGATTATATTCATAGACAGTAGCCGAAGCGTAGTGTCGGTACTTCCACAGCTGATTCATGCGATTGTTTACAGGAATGAGGATAAAAAGTAACGCACTGTAGCAGTTAATGTCGTTGGCGAAATAGTCTCAAGAAACCGCCTAAGTATGGGGTGTTGTTACAGTCTTTGCAAGGAGGACAATGGCCCGCAGGTAAcgataataaaaatgttataattGTGATTGATATTTCGGAGCTTATCATGCGACATTTAGATACGTTTCAAGAATACACATTTATCATAACTGCGCGTACTCCAAGAATGTATACTGAATAATCAGAGAATTTCCCTGTGATATATATATTGGGAAAATCTTTTTAAAATTCATGTTTTATTCTCCTctttgttatatttaaattgaccTGGTTTGGAGtaattgtttttttatttttcttctttttatagAGTGGCGAAGTAAATGAAAGGACACACTTATTGGTGGATCCTGTCAGTAACAACACAAATATACCTAGAGTACACAGGTAGGTTATTAAACTCTTGTAGATATTGTATCACATTACTTGTGGAAGTATGTGGGAGTTGATAAAGCTTTTTTTGTTGCTTTTTATTCCAGCGATGATTATGTTAACCAATATGCAAGTTCTGCACCTAAGAAGACAGATGAGCAAAGCGCGTTAAATAGAATTTTACATGAAACAGCAGCGTGAGtttctctgtttttttttttttttactattatgtttatgttgcatctttatatttatGGCAATTATAGAATGGTGTGACTAATATTATAGCAATACTAATAAATGCATTTCCTTATTTTAGGAATGTGATAGATGTTGGAGCATTGG contains:
- the LOC143181116 gene encoding vacuolar ATPase assembly integral membrane protein VMA21 homolog, which produces MSTVKELPELQVFKTVLFHCLVIIALPVLSFFSSKIFIFDGLLGLNHVPSNVYSAGVAVIVLHIGLGAFIYRAYFDDPSKTQMKKD